The Streptomyces phaeolivaceus genome has a window encoding:
- the ehuD gene encoding ectoine/hydroxyectoine ABC transporter permease subunit EhuD, which translates to MKWNWSTLGDFMPAFWDGVLVTLQALLWGSLLAFSLGLVWALAQRSKLKVVRWPVKAVTEFIRNTPLLVQLFFLFYVLPEWGLTLSAPATGVLGLGLHYSTYTAEVYRAGIDGVPAGQWEAATALSLPRTRTWTAVILPQALRRVVPALGNYVIAMLKDSPMLMTIGVLEMLGEARQFGSQTFQMNEAIVTVGVAFIVIAYPASLLLRALERRLVR; encoded by the coding sequence GTGAAGTGGAACTGGTCCACACTGGGCGACTTCATGCCGGCCTTCTGGGACGGTGTGCTGGTCACCCTGCAAGCCCTGCTCTGGGGTTCGCTGCTCGCGTTCTCGCTCGGCCTGGTCTGGGCCCTCGCCCAGCGTTCGAAGCTGAAGGTCGTGCGCTGGCCGGTGAAGGCGGTCACGGAGTTCATCCGCAACACCCCGCTGCTGGTCCAGCTGTTCTTCCTCTTCTATGTGCTGCCCGAGTGGGGCCTGACGCTGTCCGCGCCGGCCACCGGCGTGCTCGGCCTCGGGCTGCACTACTCGACGTACACCGCCGAGGTGTACCGAGCCGGTATCGACGGGGTGCCCGCCGGCCAGTGGGAGGCGGCGACGGCGCTCAGCCTGCCGCGCACGCGCACCTGGACCGCGGTGATCCTGCCGCAGGCGCTGCGCCGGGTGGTGCCCGCGCTCGGCAACTACGTCATCGCGATGCTGAAGGACTCGCCGATGCTGATGACCATCGGTGTGCTGGAGATGCTCGGCGAGGCCCGCCAGTTCGGTTCCCAGACCTTCCAGATGAACGAGGCCATCGTGACCGTCGGCGTCGCCTTCATCGTCATCGCCTACCCCGCCTCCCTCCTCCTGCGAGCCCTGGAGCGTCGTCTTGTCCGCTGA
- a CDS encoding IS4 family transposase, whose protein sequence is MFAPGHLGELTRIIPFEMVDAVLAETGAVQQRLRKIPARVVVYLLLAAALFEDCGYLAVWRRLTAALETIPVVKITGAGLWDARRRLGVRPMRALFDLLRGPATVIRTRGARFKGLLAVAIDGTYLDVPDSPPHRARLGKGSNRFGTAGYPQICLTALVACGTRAILDAAFGPRSQGETGHGRRLMRSLHAGMIVLLDRGFSGNAFLTAVAATEASFLARITATRKPPVLARFGDGSHLSRFGALEVRIIECEITVTTSQGRRTGLYRLATNLLDHHRYPASDLVSLYHERWGATRSRTSMSELPEGGRQLLSTG, encoded by the coding sequence GTGTTCGCCCCGGGGCATCTGGGGGAACTCACCCGGATCATCCCGTTCGAGATGGTCGATGCGGTCCTTGCCGAGACCGGTGCTGTCCAGCAACGGCTGCGGAAGATTCCCGCCCGGGTGGTGGTCTACCTGCTGCTGGCCGCGGCCCTGTTCGAGGACTGCGGCTACCTGGCCGTCTGGCGCAGGCTCACCGCCGCGCTGGAGACGATACCGGTCGTGAAGATCACCGGCGCGGGGCTCTGGGACGCCCGCAGGCGTCTGGGCGTGCGGCCCATGCGGGCCCTGTTCGATCTGCTGCGCGGGCCGGCCACGGTGATCCGCACCCGCGGCGCCCGCTTCAAGGGCCTGCTGGCCGTTGCGATCGACGGCACCTACCTCGACGTTCCCGACAGCCCGCCGCACCGGGCCCGTCTGGGCAAGGGGTCCAACCGGTTCGGAACTGCCGGCTACCCGCAGATCTGCCTGACCGCGCTGGTGGCCTGTGGCACCCGGGCGATCCTGGATGCCGCCTTCGGACCGCGCTCCCAGGGAGAGACCGGACACGGCAGGCGGCTCATGCGCTCCCTGCACGCCGGAATGATCGTCCTGCTGGACCGGGGCTTTTCGGGCAACGCGTTCCTGACAGCCGTCGCCGCCACCGAAGCCTCCTTCCTCGCACGCATCACTGCCACCCGCAAACCTCCCGTCCTGGCCCGCTTCGGCGACGGCTCCCACCTCTCCCGCTTCGGCGCCCTCGAGGTCCGCATCATCGAATGCGAGATCACCGTCACCACCAGCCAGGGCCGCCGCACCGGGCTCTACCGGCTGGCCACCAACCTCCTGGACCACCACCGCTACCCGGCATCCGACCTGGTCAGTCTGTATCACGAGCGGTGGGGTGCGACACGAAGTCGCACGAGTATGAGTGAACTACCTGAAGGAGGGCGGCAGTTGTTGTCGACAGGATAG
- a CDS encoding IclR family transcriptional regulator, producing MALKHEPTAPYHSAQDALRVLETVARHAGGVTDAEIALRTGVDSERLTALLRMLRREGYVEQTTDGAYVTGAALARLGSAQGHDQALREQLQHTLDRLRDSLGAAVYVTRYLDGEIQVTGWADGPATPAVHEWVDFRSSAHATAFGKGLLGQLDLNGRRDHLSRHRPARLTARTITNEKVLLSKLDAQTPTVPVLDLQEYAPGTVCAAVPLTAGSSVGCLALSLPLKHAHRLRAAANTLNRGAAPVLLSLAI from the coding sequence GTGGCGCTCAAGCACGAGCCGACCGCGCCGTACCACTCGGCCCAGGACGCCCTGCGCGTCCTGGAAACGGTGGCACGGCACGCAGGTGGCGTCACCGACGCCGAGATCGCCCTTCGCACCGGCGTCGACAGCGAGCGGTTGACCGCGCTCCTGCGGATGCTGCGTCGCGAGGGATATGTGGAGCAGACCACCGACGGCGCCTATGTCACCGGCGCCGCGCTCGCCCGGCTGGGCTCCGCCCAGGGTCATGACCAGGCCCTGCGCGAACAGCTCCAGCACACCCTGGACCGGCTGCGCGACTCACTGGGCGCCGCCGTCTACGTCACCCGTTACCTGGACGGCGAGATCCAGGTCACCGGCTGGGCCGACGGCCCGGCCACCCCCGCGGTCCACGAGTGGGTCGACTTCCGCTCCTCCGCCCACGCCACCGCCTTCGGCAAGGGCCTGCTGGGGCAGCTCGACCTCAACGGCCGCCGCGACCACCTCTCGCGCCACCGCCCGGCCCGGCTCACCGCCCGCACGATCACCAACGAGAAGGTGCTGCTCAGCAAGCTCGACGCCCAGACACCGACGGTCCCGGTCCTCGACCTCCAGGAGTACGCGCCGGGCACGGTCTGCGCGGCCGTCCCCCTCACCGCGGGCTCGTCCGTCGGCTGCCTCGCGCTGTCGCTCCCGCTGAAGCACGCCCACCGGTTGCGCGCGGCGGCGAACACCCTGAATCGAGGGGCCGCCCCGGTACTGCTCTCGTTGGCGATCTAG
- a CDS encoding amidase, translated as MPELPELTAVRLVEGYRKGEFSPVDVARAALERAERTQPEVNAFVRIDAEAALGRARESEERWRRGEPAGAVDGVPVTVKDILLMRGGPTLKGSRTISPVGSWEEDAPSVARLREQGAVFLGKTTTPEFGWKGVTDSPLSGVTRNPYDLSRTAGGSSGGAAAAVALGAGPLALGTDGGGSVRIPAAFCGVFGLKPTYGRVPLYPASAFGTLAHVGPLTRDAADAALMLDVISGPDARDWSGLGPAPGSFVDALSGGVRGLRVAYSASLGGQVAVQPGVASAVRRAVEGLAGLGAYVSEADPDFCDPVEAFHTLWFGGAARVTQRLGARQLDSLDPGLREIRGVGARLSALDYLAAVDVRMDLGRRMGAFHERYDVLVTPALPVTTFEAGVEVPRGSGYRRWTGWTPFTYPFNLTQQPAASVPVGVDGGGLPVGLQVVAARHRDDLVLRVGHALFEAGVAGVASPRLQGVRCRVAGPVGPGLLGQGREVMG; from the coding sequence CTGCCGGAGCTGCCGGAGCTGACCGCCGTACGACTGGTCGAGGGGTACCGCAAGGGCGAGTTCAGCCCGGTCGACGTGGCGCGGGCGGCGCTGGAACGGGCCGAGCGGACGCAGCCGGAGGTGAACGCGTTCGTGCGGATCGACGCCGAGGCGGCCCTCGGGCGGGCCCGGGAGTCGGAGGAGCGCTGGCGGCGCGGGGAGCCGGCCGGGGCGGTGGACGGGGTGCCGGTCACGGTGAAGGACATCCTGCTGATGCGGGGCGGGCCGACGTTGAAGGGCTCCAGGACGATCTCGCCGGTGGGGAGTTGGGAGGAGGACGCGCCGTCCGTGGCCCGGCTGCGGGAGCAGGGGGCCGTCTTCCTGGGGAAGACCACGACCCCCGAGTTCGGCTGGAAGGGCGTCACCGACTCACCGCTCAGCGGGGTGACACGCAATCCGTACGACCTCTCGCGTACGGCCGGGGGGTCCAGCGGGGGCGCGGCGGCGGCCGTCGCGCTCGGGGCGGGGCCGCTGGCGCTGGGCACGGACGGGGGTGGCAGCGTGCGGATCCCGGCGGCCTTCTGCGGGGTGTTCGGGCTGAAGCCGACGTACGGGAGGGTGCCGCTGTATCCCGCGAGCGCCTTCGGGACGCTGGCGCATGTGGGGCCGCTGACCCGGGACGCGGCGGACGCCGCGCTGATGCTGGACGTCATCTCCGGGCCGGACGCGCGGGACTGGTCGGGGCTCGGGCCGGCGCCCGGGTCCTTCGTGGACGCGCTCTCCGGCGGTGTGCGGGGGCTGCGGGTCGCGTACTCGGCCTCGCTGGGCGGGCAGGTCGCCGTCCAGCCGGGGGTCGCGAGCGCGGTGCGGCGGGCCGTGGAGGGGCTCGCCGGGCTCGGGGCGTACGTCAGCGAGGCCGACCCCGACTTCTGTGATCCCGTCGAGGCGTTCCACACGCTGTGGTTCGGCGGGGCGGCGCGGGTGACGCAGCGGCTCGGGGCGCGGCAACTGGATTCGCTGGACCCCGGGTTGCGGGAGATCCGGGGGGTGGGGGCTCGGTTGTCCGCGCTGGACTATCTCGCCGCGGTGGATGTGCGGATGGATCTCGGGCGGCGGATGGGGGCGTTCCATGAGCGGTACGACGTTCTTGTCACGCCCGCGCTGCCGGTGACGACGTTCGAGGCGGGGGTGGAGGTGCCTCGTGGCTCCGGGTACCGGCGGTGGACGGGGTGGACGCCGTTCACCTACCCCTTCAACCTCACGCAGCAGCCTGCGGCGAGTGTGCCCGTGGGGGTGGACGGGGGTGGGTTGCCGGTGGGGTTGCAGGTGGTGGCCGCTCGGCATCGGGACGATCTGGTGTTGCGGGTGGGGCATGCGTTGTTCGAGGCGGGGGTCGCGGGAGTGGCCTCGCCGCGGCTCCAGGGGGTGCGTTGTCGGGTGGCGGGCCCGGTGGGGCCTGGTCTTTTAGGGCAAGGCCGTGAAGTTATGGGCTGA
- the ehuB gene encoding ectoine/hydroxyectoine ABC transporter substrate-binding protein EhuB, whose product MARLHGNDRKSRRPSRPGIPRRTLLTGTAALVGTGAVIGASSGCSRVATADTGDGGQLLRQLRAKGTVRLGIAGEQPYGYIGKDGEVTGSAPAIATRIFRRLGVDHVEPFPTEFGSLIFGLDSLQFDVVAAGMYINPERCEQVLFADPEYRMKDAFIVPRGNPRKLRTYADIARTGARMATGIGYAEIDYAEAAGVKKIDTLPDQLAGLLAVEQGRVDVFAGTAVTVRNVVEQTGSTKAEATDEVTPIVDGKPVVDVGGFAFRMPERNLRDAFNRELHKMKRSGELLEVMRPFGFTKDQMTDIRAEEKCRP is encoded by the coding sequence ATGGCTCGATTGCACGGAAACGACAGGAAAAGCCGACGCCCAAGCAGACCCGGCATCCCCCGCCGCACCCTGCTCACCGGCACCGCCGCCCTGGTGGGCACGGGTGCGGTGATCGGTGCGAGCAGCGGCTGCAGCCGGGTGGCGACCGCGGACACCGGCGACGGTGGACAGCTGTTGCGGCAGCTGCGGGCGAAGGGCACCGTACGGCTGGGCATCGCGGGTGAGCAGCCGTACGGCTACATAGGCAAGGACGGTGAGGTCACCGGTTCCGCCCCGGCGATCGCGACGCGGATCTTCCGCAGGCTCGGTGTCGATCACGTCGAACCGTTCCCGACCGAGTTCGGTTCGCTGATCTTCGGGCTGGACTCGCTGCAGTTCGACGTGGTCGCGGCCGGGATGTACATCAACCCGGAGCGCTGTGAGCAGGTGCTCTTCGCGGACCCCGAGTACCGGATGAAGGACGCCTTCATCGTGCCCAGGGGGAACCCGAGGAAGCTGCGCACCTACGCGGACATCGCCCGGACCGGGGCCCGTATGGCGACCGGTATCGGCTACGCGGAGATCGACTACGCCGAGGCGGCCGGGGTGAAGAAGATCGACACCCTGCCCGACCAGCTGGCCGGTCTCCTCGCCGTCGAACAGGGCCGGGTCGATGTCTTCGCGGGCACCGCCGTCACCGTACGGAACGTGGTCGAGCAGACCGGGAGCACGAAGGCGGAGGCGACCGACGAGGTCACCCCGATCGTGGACGGCAAGCCGGTCGTCGACGTCGGCGGGTTCGCGTTCCGGATGCCCGAGCGGAATCTGCGGGACGCCTTCAACCGCGAGCTGCACAAGATGAAGCGGAGCGGCGAACTGCTGGAGGTCATGCGGCCCTTCGGGTTCACGAAGGACCAGATGACCGACATCCGGGCAGAGGAGAAGTGCCGCCCATGA
- the ehuC gene encoding ectoine/hydroxyectoine ABC transporter permease subunit EhuC: protein MTAIDDRPLVTAAGFLDGFGFGSGLWELLLRGVWITVQLTVYGAALGAAVALAVGLAREHRLWIVRFVAGAYFEIFRGTSALVLMIWVFFVVPLTFGWQLVPMWAAVLTLGCTYGAYGSEIVRGAVAAVPAAQREAGVALSFTPAQRMRKIVLPQAWPEMVPPFCNLLIELLKGTALVSVLGVADTTFAAQLVRNATGQSAPVYTVILVMYFVLAFAVTRVMRQVERRAKAGVGRAPAKGVPGPREAVSGRPQDLAKAGAGTSAGAGSGARGAARTSHPGGAS, encoded by the coding sequence ATGACCGCGATCGACGACAGGCCCCTCGTCACCGCCGCCGGGTTCCTCGACGGCTTCGGCTTCGGCTCGGGGCTGTGGGAGCTGCTGCTGCGCGGTGTGTGGATCACCGTCCAGCTGACCGTGTACGGCGCCGCGCTCGGCGCGGCCGTCGCCCTCGCCGTGGGGCTCGCCCGTGAACACCGGCTGTGGATCGTACGGTTCGTGGCGGGCGCCTACTTCGAGATCTTCCGCGGCACCTCCGCCCTGGTCCTGATGATCTGGGTGTTCTTCGTGGTGCCGCTGACCTTCGGCTGGCAGCTCGTGCCGATGTGGGCCGCCGTGCTCACCCTGGGCTGCACCTACGGCGCGTACGGCTCGGAGATCGTGCGCGGCGCGGTGGCCGCGGTACCGGCGGCGCAGCGCGAGGCGGGGGTGGCGCTGAGCTTCACGCCCGCCCAGCGGATGCGGAAGATCGTGCTGCCGCAGGCCTGGCCGGAGATGGTGCCGCCATTCTGCAATCTGCTCATCGAGCTGCTGAAGGGCACCGCCCTGGTGTCCGTGCTCGGTGTCGCCGACACGACGTTCGCGGCCCAGCTGGTGCGCAACGCCACCGGGCAGAGCGCGCCCGTCTACACGGTGATCCTGGTCATGTACTTCGTCCTCGCCTTCGCCGTCACCCGGGTGATGCGGCAGGTCGAGCGGCGGGCCAAGGCCGGTGTCGGCCGGGCCCCCGCGAAGGGCGTCCCCGGGCCGCGCGAGGCCGTCTCCGGGCGGCCCCAGGACCTCGCCAAAGCGGGTGCCGGAACGAGTGCCGGAGCGGGCTCCGGAGCCCGAGGAGCCGCCAGGACGTCCCACCCCGGAGGTGCCTCGTGA
- a CDS encoding D-2-hydroxyacid dehydrogenase, which produces MTSTHRPRLLVLDTEPRPRLGRLTGRATVEYTDDSTLAERLPSADVLLVWDFASHAVRKAWPVGGPRPRWVHTASAGVDHLLGPELAADDDTVVTNARGVFEAPIAEYVAALILAMAKDLPRGWELQGRREWRHREGLRVAGGRACVVGSGPIGRAIARQLKALGLHTALVGRTARAGVHGPEELDRLLARADWVIAAAPLTEATYGMFDARRFGVMQPSARFVNVGRGQLVVEDALVEALRKRWIAGAALDVFEREPLGPDDPLWEVPGLIVSPHMSGDTVGWRDELGAQFVELFALWEAGKPLPNVVDKQRGYVPGH; this is translated from the coding sequence ATGACTTCGACGCACCGTCCACGCCTCCTCGTCCTCGACACCGAACCGCGCCCCCGGCTCGGGCGGCTCACCGGGCGGGCGACGGTCGAGTACACCGACGACTCGACGCTGGCCGAGCGGCTGCCGTCCGCCGATGTGCTGCTGGTGTGGGACTTCGCCTCGCACGCCGTGCGCAAGGCCTGGCCGGTCGGCGGGCCCCGGCCGCGCTGGGTGCACACGGCGAGCGCGGGCGTCGACCATCTCCTCGGCCCCGAACTCGCCGCCGACGACGACACGGTGGTGACGAACGCGCGCGGTGTCTTCGAAGCGCCGATCGCCGAGTACGTCGCCGCGCTGATCCTCGCCATGGCCAAGGATCTGCCACGCGGCTGGGAGTTGCAGGGGCGGCGGGAGTGGCGGCACCGGGAGGGGCTGCGGGTGGCTGGCGGCCGGGCCTGCGTGGTCGGCTCCGGACCGATCGGGCGGGCGATCGCGCGCCAGCTGAAGGCGCTCGGCCTCCATACGGCCCTGGTCGGGCGGACCGCGCGGGCCGGGGTCCACGGTCCGGAGGAGCTCGACCGGCTGCTGGCGCGCGCCGACTGGGTGATCGCGGCGGCGCCGCTGACGGAGGCGACGTACGGCATGTTCGACGCCCGGCGGTTCGGGGTCATGCAGCCGTCCGCGCGGTTCGTCAACGTGGGGCGTGGGCAGCTCGTGGTGGAGGACGCGCTCGTCGAGGCGCTGCGGAAGCGGTGGATCGCGGGGGCGGCGCTGGATGTCTTCGAGCGCGAGCCGCTCGGGCCGGACGATCCGCTGTGGGAGGTGCCGGGGCTGATCGTCTCCCCGCACATGAGCGGGGACACGGTGGGGTGGCGGGACGAACTCGGTGCCCAGTTCGTGGAGTTGTTCGCACTGTGGGAGGCGGGCAAGCCCCTGCCCAACGTCGTCGACAAGCAGCGTGGGTACGTGCCCGGACACTGA
- the ehuA gene encoding ectoine/hydroxyectoine ABC transporter ATP-binding protein EhuA gives MSADTTELIRFENVTKRFGGNTVLDGLDFSVAAGKHVTLIGPSGSGKTTILRLLMTLAKPDDGKITVGGQRLFPASDKQCREVRKNIGMVFQQFNLFPNMKVLRNITEAPVTVLGLSKDEAEARARELLDLVGLADKCDSYPSQLSGGQQQRVAIARALAMRPQVLLLDEVTSALDPELVAGVLDLLRDIARTTDITMLCVTHEMNFARDISDQVLMFDSGQVIESGSPEKIFGDPSHERTREFLGAVN, from the coding sequence TTGTCCGCTGACACCACCGAACTGATCCGCTTCGAGAACGTGACCAAACGATTCGGCGGCAACACCGTCCTCGACGGGCTGGACTTCTCCGTCGCCGCCGGCAAGCACGTCACGCTGATCGGTCCGTCCGGCTCCGGCAAGACGACGATCCTGCGGCTGCTGATGACCCTGGCCAAGCCCGACGACGGGAAGATCACCGTCGGGGGACAGCGGCTGTTCCCGGCGAGCGACAAGCAGTGCCGTGAGGTCCGCAAGAACATCGGGATGGTGTTCCAGCAGTTCAACCTCTTCCCGAACATGAAGGTGCTGCGGAACATCACCGAGGCGCCCGTCACCGTCCTCGGGCTCTCCAAGGACGAGGCCGAGGCGCGCGCCCGCGAGCTGCTCGATCTGGTGGGGCTGGCCGACAAGTGCGACTCCTACCCGAGCCAGCTCTCCGGCGGGCAGCAGCAGCGGGTGGCCATCGCGCGGGCGCTGGCGATGCGCCCGCAGGTGCTGCTCCTCGACGAGGTGACGTCCGCGCTCGACCCCGAGCTGGTCGCGGGCGTCCTCGACCTGCTCAGGGACATCGCCCGCACCACCGACATCACGATGCTCTGTGTGACCCACGAGATGAACTTCGCCCGGGACATCTCGGACCAGGTTCTGATGTTCGATTCTGGCCAGGTGATCGAGTCGGGCAGCCCCGAGAAGATCTTCGGCGATCCGTCGCACGAACGTACGCGCGAGTTCCTCGGCGCGGTCAACTGA
- a CDS encoding response regulator → MPAALKIVLAEDSVLLREGLVGVLTRFGHEVVAAVGDAEALTAAVRSYAPDLVVTDVRMPPGLTDEGLRAALELRAADPALPVLVLSQYVQRAYAAELLDTGDGTGVGYLLKDRIGQVEQFAEAVERVAAGGTVVDPEVVRQLLRRRRDPLAALTPREREVLALVAEGKSNGAVARELVVTEAAVGKHIGNILGKLDLPPAGDTHRRVLAVLAFLRA, encoded by the coding sequence GTGCCCGCAGCGCTGAAGATCGTGCTCGCCGAGGACAGCGTGCTGCTGAGGGAGGGCCTCGTCGGCGTCCTGACCCGCTTCGGCCACGAGGTCGTCGCCGCGGTCGGGGACGCGGAGGCGCTGACGGCGGCCGTGCGGTCGTACGCCCCCGACCTCGTCGTCACCGACGTACGGATGCCGCCCGGTCTGACGGACGAGGGCCTGCGTGCCGCCCTCGAACTGCGCGCGGCGGACCCCGCCCTGCCCGTCCTCGTGCTCAGCCAGTACGTCCAACGGGCCTACGCCGCCGAGCTGTTGGACACCGGCGACGGCACCGGCGTCGGCTATCTCCTGAAGGACCGCATCGGCCAGGTCGAACAGTTCGCGGAGGCGGTGGAGCGGGTCGCGGCCGGCGGCACGGTCGTCGACCCCGAGGTCGTACGGCAGTTGCTGCGGCGCCGACGTGATCCGCTGGCGGCGCTCACCCCGCGCGAACGGGAGGTGCTGGCGCTGGTCGCCGAGGGGAAGTCGAACGGGGCGGTCGCCCGTGAGCTGGTCGTCACCGAGGCGGCCGTCGGCAAGCACATCGGCAACATCCTGGGGAAGCTGGACCTGCCGCCGGCGGGGGACACGCATCGGCGGGTGCTGGCCGTGCTCGCGTTCCTGCGGGCGTGA
- a CDS encoding DUF3830 family protein, with translation MAAERHIEVALDRRGVRCTARLLDDRAPLTCAAVWDALPLSGDVYHAKYARNEIYALFPPFAAHEPPLENPTVTPVPGDLCYFSFAGTELATSAYGYDRVARPGTTLVDLALFYERNNLLLNGDVGWVPGIVWGQVVSGLEEMAAACNSLWRAGALGETLSFTRA, from the coding sequence ATGGCGGCGGAACGGCACATCGAGGTCGCGCTCGACCGACGCGGGGTCCGCTGCACGGCCCGGCTGCTCGACGACCGCGCACCCCTCACCTGCGCCGCCGTCTGGGACGCGCTGCCCCTGTCCGGCGACGTCTACCACGCCAAGTACGCCCGCAACGAGATCTACGCCCTCTTCCCGCCCTTCGCCGCGCACGAGCCGCCCCTGGAGAACCCCACGGTCACTCCCGTCCCCGGCGACCTCTGCTACTTCTCCTTCGCCGGCACGGAGCTGGCCACGAGCGCCTACGGCTACGACCGCGTCGCCCGCCCCGGCACCACCCTCGTCGACCTGGCCCTCTTCTACGAACGCAACAACCTGCTGCTGAACGGGGACGTGGGCTGGGTCCCCGGGATCGTCTGGGGCCAGGTGGTGTCGGGGTTGGAGGAGATGGCCGCCGCGTGCAACAGCCTCTGGCGGGCGGGTGCGCTGGGGGAGACGTTGAGTTTCACCCGAGCGTGA
- the ltrA gene encoding group II intron reverse transcriptase/maturase, translated as MTTGTSRAHAVLGDSGAVNGPEGGPTDWQSIDWHKAEEEVRRLRQRIFTASQAGDLKKVRNLQKLMLRSRSNTLLSVRRVTEINAGRKTAGVDGRVVLLPQGKAELADWMQHRATLWKPRPVKRVFVPKAGGRQRGLGIPVIIDRCLQAVAVNALEPEWEARFEPRSYGFRPGRGCHDAIGVIFLVVKGKNPRRQWILDADLAAAFDRIDHDRLLAALGHFPARGLVKQWMKAGVLDRGRLSPTEEGVPQGGIISPVLMNVALHGMEAAAGVRYQLTGVGAGELKEGSPSLVRYADDLVTLCHSRGEAEQVKERLAGWLAPRGLAFNEDKTRIVHLDEGCDFLGFTIRRYHGVLLIKPSKAAVRRIRARLTAEVRALRGQNATAVIAKLNPIIRGWAAYYRGVVSSEIFTALDNHVWKLVYKWARHTHPNKSRGWVAAQYFGRFNRSRQDRWVFGDRASGRYLTKFSWTKIVRHQLVAKGASVDDPALADYWASRRHRNKPPLSPYGLRLLQAQHGRCSLCGDLLLHADRQPQSPQEWEQWLRVTRMAVRSNALTVTPDGDQSDDHVAFQMIHTHCHRRRGGRGPATPGAS; from the coding sequence ATGACGACTGGAACCTCCCGGGCGCATGCCGTCCTGGGCGACAGCGGCGCGGTGAACGGACCGGAGGGCGGCCCCACCGACTGGCAGTCGATCGACTGGCACAAGGCGGAGGAGGAAGTACGGCGGCTGAGGCAGAGGATCTTCACGGCATCACAGGCAGGGGACCTCAAGAAGGTCCGCAATCTCCAGAAACTGATGCTCCGTTCCCGCTCCAACACGCTGCTGAGCGTGCGGCGGGTGACGGAGATCAACGCTGGCCGCAAGACGGCCGGGGTCGACGGGAGGGTCGTCCTGCTGCCCCAGGGCAAGGCCGAGCTGGCCGACTGGATGCAGCATCGGGCGACACTCTGGAAGCCCCGGCCCGTCAAGCGGGTGTTCGTGCCGAAGGCAGGCGGCCGTCAGCGCGGACTCGGGATCCCCGTGATCATTGACCGGTGTCTTCAAGCCGTGGCGGTGAACGCGCTGGAGCCCGAGTGGGAGGCACGGTTCGAGCCGAGGTCCTATGGATTTCGGCCCGGCCGTGGCTGCCATGACGCGATCGGAGTGATCTTCCTCGTCGTCAAGGGCAAGAACCCGAGACGGCAGTGGATCCTTGACGCGGATCTGGCGGCGGCATTCGACCGCATCGACCATGACCGCCTCCTGGCCGCTCTCGGCCACTTCCCCGCCCGGGGACTGGTCAAGCAGTGGATGAAGGCGGGTGTGCTCGATCGCGGGCGGCTGTCCCCGACCGAGGAAGGGGTCCCGCAAGGCGGGATCATTTCTCCTGTGCTGATGAACGTGGCCCTGCACGGAATGGAAGCGGCCGCCGGAGTCCGCTACCAGCTCACCGGTGTTGGTGCCGGGGAGCTGAAAGAGGGCTCGCCGAGTCTGGTCAGGTACGCCGATGATCTTGTGACGCTCTGCCACAGCCGTGGCGAGGCCGAGCAGGTCAAGGAACGGCTTGCCGGGTGGCTGGCGCCCAGGGGCCTTGCCTTCAACGAGGACAAGACACGCATCGTGCACCTCGACGAGGGCTGTGACTTCCTGGGATTCACCATCCGCCGTTACCACGGCGTGCTGCTGATCAAGCCGAGCAAGGCGGCCGTGCGACGGATCCGGGCACGGCTCACCGCCGAAGTGCGGGCTCTTCGGGGCCAGAACGCGACGGCGGTGATCGCCAAGCTCAACCCCATCATCCGGGGCTGGGCTGCCTACTACCGGGGCGTGGTGTCCAGCGAGATCTTCACCGCGCTGGACAACCACGTGTGGAAACTGGTCTACAAGTGGGCCAGGCACACCCACCCGAACAAGTCGAGGGGCTGGGTCGCCGCTCAGTACTTCGGCCGGTTCAACCGCTCCAGGCAGGACCGGTGGGTCTTCGGCGACCGGGCCTCCGGCCGCTATCTCACCAAGTTCTCCTGGACGAAGATCGTCAGACATCAGCTGGTCGCCAAGGGCGCGTCTGTGGACGATCCCGCGCTGGCCGACTACTGGGCCTCCCGGCGCCACAGGAACAAACCGCCGCTGAGTCCGTACGGACTACGCCTGCTCCAGGCGCAGCACGGACGGTGTTCCCTCTGCGGGGACCTCCTTCTGCACGCCGACCGGCAGCCGCAAAGCCCCCAGGAATGGGAGCAGTGGCTGCGGGTGACCCGGATGGCGGTGCGGAGCAATGCACTCACCGTCACCCCGGACGGAGACCAGTCCGACGATCACGTCGCATTCCAAATGATCCACACCCATTGTCACCGTCGACGCGGCGGCAGGGGCCCGGCGACTCCGGGGGCCTCGTGA